A window of Mangifera indica cultivar Alphonso chromosome 11, CATAS_Mindica_2.1, whole genome shotgun sequence contains these coding sequences:
- the LOC123229461 gene encoding glucan endo-1,3-beta-glucosidase 12-like, producing MALPLLLLLLPLLSPFQNVVGVGINYGTLGNNLPSPKKVAQLLQSTLINKVKIYDTNPEILQAFANTGIDLIVAVENHHVSNISSNSSADEWLSTRVLPFIPATSIVAIAVGNEYLTTDKVDPKALVQALQNLHAALLKRGLERKIKVTTPHSMAVLAASFPPSASTFAPELAPTMGSILGFLSDTGAPFMINAYPYFAYRANPSTVDMEYALLGNATRVNDPKGFVYTNMLDAQIDSVRSAINALGFSDGSVKITVSESGWPSKGEPGDMAATPQNAKTYNTRLIERAQSSKGTPMRPKEKIDIFVFALFNENKKEGDVTERNFGIFNGDGSKVYEVDLSCQFCSNGGGSFEKMSSGVARGPSVWCVAKPHADEKVLQSVLDFCCGPGGVDCREIYKTGDCFEPEKLHAHASYAMNAYYQKHGRNYWNCDFKGTGLVTFSDPSYGTCLYPQQ from the exons ATGGCTCTTCCTCTACTCCTCCTCCTCCTTCCTCTTCTCAGCCCGTTCCAAAACGTCGTCGGAGTGGGCATAAACTATGGTACTCTAGGCAACAACCTTCCATCGCCAAAGAAAGTAGCTCAACTCCTTCAATCCACCCTCATAAACAAGGTCAAAATCTATGATACTAACCCCGAAATCCTCCAAGCCTTTGCCAACACCGGCATTGACCTAATCGTCGCTGTCGAAAACCACCACGTGTCGAACATCAGCTCTAACTCGTCGGCCGATGAGTGGCTGTCCACACGTGTCCTGCCCTTCATTCCCGCCACTTCCATTGTCGCCATTGCCGTGGGTAACGAGTACTTAACAACTGATAAGGTCGACCCTAAAGCTCTAGTCCAAGCATTGCAAAACCTCCACGCAGCTTTATTGAAACGAGGCCTTGAACGTAAAATCAAGGTCACAACGCCACATAGTATGGCCGTTCTTGCTGCTTCATTTCCTCCCTCAGCTTCCACTTTTGCCCCTGAACTTGCCCCGACGATGGGCTCTATATTAGGGTTTTTATCTGACACTGGAGCGCCATTCATGATCAATGCGTACCCATATTTTGCCTACAGGGCGAACCCCAGTACGGTCGATATGGAGTATGCTTTACTGGGTAATGCCACCAGGGTAAATGACCCTAAAGGGTTCGTTTATACCAACATGTTGGATGCGCAAATTGATTCTGTTAGGTCTGCCATTAATGCCTTAGGGTTTAGTGATGGGTCAGTAAAGATTACTGTTTCTGAATCTGGGTGGCCCTCCAAAGGTGAGCCTGGGGACATGGCGGCCACTCCGCAAAATGCAAAGACTTACAATACTAGGTTGATAGAACGTGCACAGTCAAGTAAAGGGACACCCATGAGGCCAAAGGAGAAGATTGATATATTTGTGTTTGCTTTGTTCAATGAGAACAAGAAAGAAGGGGATGTTACAGAGAGGAATTTTGGGATTTTTAATGGGGATGGTTCTAAGGTGTATGAAGTTGATTTGAGTTGCCAGTTTTGTAGTAATGGAGGAGGGTCATTTGAGAAAATGTCAAGTGGAGTTGCCAGAGGACCGTCTGTTTGGTGCGTTGCTAAACCACATGCAGATGAAAAAGTTCTTCAAAGTGTTCTAGATTTTTGCTGTGGACCTGGCGGTGTTGATTGCAGAGAAATTTACAAGACGGGTGATTGCTTTGAGCCTGAAAAGCTTCATGCTCATGCTTCTTATGCCATGAATGCTTACTATCAGAAGCATGGAAGGAACTACTGGAACTGCGATTTCAAGGGCACTGGCCTTGTTACCTTCAGTGATCCAA GTTACGGCACCTGCCTGTATCCTCAGCAGTGA